GATTTAGCGTACCGAGCTGGCCAGACCTCTCCCCTTCTGGCCATGGATTTAGCATTGCTTTAGTTTGATAAATCTGTGTTTTTGCCTTAATACTGTCCTAGTTCCAATTctgacaaatattttcattttaagtaaataggtaaaattttatatactttatttttatatcatttacacttttcaaaatgaaaaaaattagcttttatGACCAACTGTCAggatggccgagcggtctaaggcgccagACTCAAGGTATTCCTTGGCTGTGTATTCAGCTTCATGAATATTCTGGTCCTCTCTGGTATAATTCTGGTCCTCTCTGAGGGCGTGGGTTCGAATCCCACTTCTgacagatatttttattttttttacgtataatttaaattcttaaaaaaaattaataattagaaataataacgattttgaattgattaaaaCGTTGTATGGACTATCAGGATGATCGAATGACCGAGCCATAGTGAAAAGCGAGTCAGGTATATATACCTTGattgtttaatgtttaaatagCTATATGAAACAATTCTGGTATTGTCTGAGGAGTGAATTTCTAGAGCCAATCCTAGAGAAAATAAACGTTCGAGATGGTTTCTGAATTTTTAAGTCTTTTTGATTTACAGGCCCATATCAATCAATGTGGCCAGGTTTTGGAACCATGTCAATATAAATGTGGTGTGTATGTACCAAGAAAATCTCGTGAAAAGCATGCACAAGATTGCATCGAAAGACGACGGCGGCACCGGTTAAGTAGCCACGCAACGTTAGAACGATTGTCTAACACATTACCTTCATCTTATACGGCTTCTAATAGTGCATCAAATTCAACATCACAAACAAGTACGTTAAGGAGAACACCACCCAGTTTAAATCGAACACCACCAAATTGTCTAACACCACCAAAAGAAACATTAGATTTTCAGTCAATTGAAgtaaaaattagaaatcaaCAACAAGTCGTTCGAAGTATAAATGTGAGTATCTATTTTAATACTTCATAATTCGGGATGCATGTGGGAAAACAATTTCGAGATGGATGTGTCGAACGTCGAAACTTATTAAAATTCCTCTGATATGTAAAGTTAACCCAATCAAGGAATAGTTAGAAAAACTTGTTTCTTAGGTTTTCATGTTTTACAATACAactgaataataattaactttttcattTCAGAATGAAATATTACGATTAAATCGATTATATAACGATATAATAACACAATGTAAAGAATATGATTCAACAATGAATACACTGAAATTAGTACAAAACGATATTGCACAAAAAGCATACgcggaaaaaacaaaaattaaactcgAATTTGAAaagattcaattaaaaaatgaaataactgatgaattaataaaacaattaaaaaatagtattgataaattaacacaaaatattgttgatgaaaatgaaaaacaatcaaatatcaatttaaCATTAACACATGTAGAACAACGTCTGTTAATATTGGAACATTTAGAAAgggaattaacaaaatttagtaaagaaTTAAATCAAGATCGAAAATTTCATGATTCACAGTTTGCATCGttaaaagatgattttttaGGTAATACGTCATAAAATCTCAGTCAATAATATCGATAAACAATAATAACTCGTCAATAAATTTCTCAGGATATGAAAGTCTCATGCGTTTCTTTACCAATGCTAACATTAATGGCGTATCTTATAAGGAAAATCACTTTATGACGTCAAGAAGCCAATTTGGCAGCCATAAGTAGacttaagtattaaaaaaagcaGTGGTCTCTGGAATAATTAGATCATTAAAAGAgttttggtattttaataatttgtgatCCATTATACAAGATCATAATGTACCATCACTATACATATAAGATGACCATACCGATTGTTAATAAAAGTCCTCTCTTTAATATACAACTTTTACAGTTCACTCCAGGGAATAGCATCACAGAACGTATATATGATTGATAAATAGAACAAGTTTCTCCTAAGTTATTGTCTTTTCCGAGCGTCTATTATTTTCCTCAACTGCTTTTTTATTGACTCAGGGTGTAAAAgactaattttttactttttacactaaaaaactatatattttacttgaaaagaaGACACACCTGCACAATCATTCTCTCGATTTCTGGCCTTCTAGAAAATAAACCATGTCGTGATACAGTTGTTGTCTATAGGACCTTCTTTACCATATCCGGCGTTCTTTACCATAGTCTTTGTAAATCAACCTGGCGCTCTTCTCtacaaatttgcatttttttagttttagttaaTCTTTTGTGACGCCTTTCTTCTCATACAAATTCGTCTTTCTTGCACCTCCAGATAAAGACTGACTGCCTTAGCTGTTTTATAAATAgcaatatatttcaagaaactAAATATTGTCCGCAGGATTTAATACTTTAccctataatttaaatatatctagGTATCCATATTCTCTCGATCATTACTATGATatgaagggttttggtatttgaaaggtcaagttcgttaatgagaaaaatcgacggATAACCAAGGGATGGGAGGGGGTTTGGTTTGggtaaagtacaaaattttgaattttttcaagacaaaaaacattttggtatttttttatcagttttaagcaaaaaagtactcttttattttttctctagacgcttagttttcgaaataaaaattcttaattaaaaatgcaacattcgatttcaagaaaaatgtgttaGTTTTCCAACCTCTGAGataattcgcttagctaacgcagctcctgagCTACAAATGTTTACTTTATTAggattatatttgtaaaatttaagtttattagtAATTAAAGGTTTgactgaagtttttttttatttatttctgagtttttttgtatgcaattattttataataatattacgttCTGAAACCGATTTTATAggttttaaagaatatttaaatcgTGAAAATGTCATGATCAGTGGTATTTGGAATGAACAGTTACaagaattacataaatttaaaacagatttaaATGATATTGATGCTGAGTTAAAAGAATTTGGTTTAAAACAACACGCaaacatatttcaaattaaaacaaatacacaAATAAGTCACGAAAATCTTGAGAGAATTACGTTAATTGAACAAGAAATAAACagattacaacaaaaatttatacagttaaatcaaaattatgatgatttAATTAGTTCGAGTAATGCACATAATTGTTCGATTATTAGTAACACGAACGGTACGTAATCTAGTAATAAGACAttctatttcgaaaataattaaagGCAGATGTTTGATTATTATGGA
The Chrysoperla carnea chromosome 4, inChrCarn1.1, whole genome shotgun sequence genome window above contains:
- the LOC123298784 gene encoding TNF receptor-associated factor 5, with amino-acid sequence MRYNSLTMKNDASQMATVDSFQAHINQCGQVLEPCQYKCGVYVPRKSREKHAQDCIERRRRHRLSSHATLERLSNTLPSSYTASNSASNSTSQTSTLRRTPPSLNRTPPNCLTPPKETLDFQSIEVKIRNQQQVVRKQRLLILEHLERELTKFSKELNQDRKFHDSQFASLKDDFLGFKEYLNRENVMISGIWNEQLQELHKFKTDLNDIDAELKEFGLKQHANIFQIKTNTQISHENLERITLIEQEINRLQQKFIQLNQNYDDLISSSNAHNCSIISNTNGHIIWKISPYSEKLQDAIENNTVFRSPIFLSNNFGYKLQMVAYLNGLGKWKGRNLIMTMHVLKGEWDPLLEWPCNLPTTVILRDQNFSKSQKNVSG